The following coding sequences are from one Neodiprion lecontei isolate iyNeoLeco1 chromosome 7, iyNeoLeco1.1, whole genome shotgun sequence window:
- the LOC107216865 gene encoding transient receptor potential channel pyrexia produces MGAGEKQPGVPSLPPPKKRVQLERTSSLQAVASPTPKKLNRRTATSLLLTRWIGGGHDRSSLVKQEATVEDGWLPEEHCMDFGTPPPVEEPHCYSMCLSESSFTEESNYVITVCRETVKGILTEHMRGVGGRLQLFEDVELGRITDQSIGRVLESCKSVEAEALFLYASFLGRDELLPKFLEAEVDVNHAEAEQGLTALHLCAFSNSLKGVKFLIKNGARVNSRKIYTPFQYAAFGNSYDVAKFFLDEGVAQVVPTGDDTVLHCAARSNALEVLRLVAPGNPDLNTLDCAGLAPIHYVTDRDHPGCLAALLQAGCQVDVTTRKGDTALHLAAEAGCAENLEILLDHGADPTLKNHRAQTALHLAARAHSLEGVKVLLKKGGSNPNDEDNDGRTPLHVALGRSTLAFDVSEFLVAWKADVNKADKYGYTPLHVAAINELSQCVDILILNGADLSAKTKGGTTALSIILRKTPTSLNVFKEKLDSSIALRQHGSATGEVELRLDFHPLLQHGRQSEIGYLATFITEGYKEVLEHPLCQSFLHLKWQKIRKYYVGRLLFYLLYVLVVTAWVMTALAHNYYNESRGVFDEGRQPGNNTTTSIINEILYHHPVVMEIAWYALTILTVLEVLRKVAGISTFVSVRQFFTQVDNLVEWCVVISVFASSFIFTGRTYSWQNHIGAYAVLCGWTNLMLMIGQLPMFGAYVAMFTSIQAQVIKLLMAYACLLIGFTASFCVMFPQSKAFSRPHTGLIKVLVMMTGEVDFESLFFPGNDDLETMAKSNGSSWVLLQVSAQLCFLLFLLFVTIVLMNLLVGIAVHDIKGLQKTAGLAKLVRQTKLICEVETALFLGLLPRRLIRMLKWTAFVLPPSLRVVLTVRPLNPREKRLPPDVLASAYRIARDRKCTPIGGTLRSRASCSTTYTYVKSDGESTLRRDVHIEDDEDDAVVRASSQPETIQRSSGGDISQLREEICELKKICDQNQKLIQDLVVALAMDSRNGSEDVKSSDR; encoded by the coding sequence ATGGGCGCCGGAGAGAAGCAACCGGGAGTGCCAAGCCTGCCGCCCCCAAAGAAGCGGGTGCAGTTGGAAAGAACCTCGAGTTTACAAGCGGTGGCGTCACCGACGCCGAAAAAGCTGAACCGGAGAACAGCGACGTCACTGTTACTGACGCGTTGGATAGGAGGAGGTCACGATCGTTCTTCGCTGGTGAAACAGGAGGCGACCGTAGAGGACGGATGGTTACCGGAGGAACACTGCATGGATTTTGGAACACCGCCACCAGTCGAAGAGCCGCACTGTTACTCGATGTGCTTGAGCGAAAGCTCCTTTACGGAGGAGTCTAACTACGTGATAACGGTCTGCAGGGAGACCGTCAAGGGCATCCTTACCGAGCACATGAGGGGTGTCGGGGGGCGTTTGCAGCTCTTCGAGGACGTCGAGTTGGGCCGAATAACCGACCAGAGCATCGGACGCGTCCTTGAGAGTTGCAAGTCGGTGGAAGCCGAGGCGCTCTTCCTCTACGCAAGCTTCCTTGGCCGCGACGAGCTCctcccaaaatttttggaagcCGAAGTCGACGTGAACCACGCCGAAGCGGAGCAGGGATTGACGGCCCTGCATCTCTGCGCGTTCAGTAACTCCCTGAAGGGTGTTAAGTTTCTGATAAAAAACGGGGCCCGCGTTAACTCCCGAAAAATCTACACTCCCTTCCAGTACGCGGCTTTTGGAAACTCCTACGACGTGGCGAAGTTCTTCCTGGACGAGGGTGTGGCCCAGGTCGTACCCACCGGCGATGACACCGTTCTCCACTGCGCGGCCAGGAGCAACGCACTCGAGGTCCTGCGGCTCGTTGCTCCTGGAAATCCCGACCTCAACACCCTCGACTGTGCGGGCCTTGCGCCCATCCACTACGTCACTGATCGCGACCACCCTGGATGTCTCGCTGCGCTTCTCCAGGCCGGCTGCCAAGTCGATGTGACCACCAGGAAGGGCGATACGGCCCTACACCTCGCGGCCGAGGCAGGCTGCGCCGAGAATCTCGAAATTCTTCTGGACCACGGGGCCGATCCCACCCTGAAGAACCATCGCGCTCAGACAGCGCTTCATCTGGCGGCAAGGGCGCACTCGCTGGAGGGCGTCAAGGTCCTGCTCAAGAAAGGCGGCAGCAACCCCAACGACGAGGACAACGACGGACGCACTCCGCTCCACGTCGCACTGGGAAGATCCACCCTTGCCTTCGACGTTTCGGAGTTCCTCGTCGCCTGGAAGGCGGACGTTAACAAAGCCGACAAATACGGATACACGCCCCTCCATGTTGCCGCCATTAACGAGCTGTCCCAGTGCGTCGACATCCTGATACTCAACGGCGCTGACCTCAGCGCCAAGACCAAGGGCGGAACCACCGCGCTCTCCATAATACTCAGAAAGACACCGACCTCCCTCAACGTCTTCAAGGAGAAACTCGACAGCTCAATCGCACTACGTCAGCACGGCTCGGCCACCGGTGAGGTCGAACTAAGGCTCGACTTTCATCCGCTCCTGCAGCACGGTAGGCAGAGCGAGATCGGCTACCTGGCCACCTTCATCACCGAGGGGTACAAGGAGGTCCTCGAACACCCGCTCTGCCAGTCGTTCCTTCACCTTAAGTGGCAGAAGATCAGGAAGTACTACGTGGGCAGGCTGCTCTTCTACCTCCTCTACGTCCTCGTCGTTACCGCCTGGGTGATGACTGCGCTTGCTCATAACTACTACAACGAGAGTCGGGGGGTGTTCGACGAGGGCCGACAGCCCGGTAACAACACGACAACGAGTATCATCAACGAGATATTGTACCATCATCCGGTCGTCATGGAGATCGCGTGGTACGCGTTAACGATACTCACGGTGCTGGAAGTGCTGCGGAAGGTAGCAGGGATTTCGACCTTCGTCTCTGTCCGGCAGTTCTTCACCCAGGTCGATAATCTCGTCGAGTGGTGTGTCGTCATCAGCGTGTTCGCCAGCTCGTTCATATTCACTGGAAGAACCTACAGCTGGCAGAACCACATTGGTGCCTACGCCGTTCTCTGCGGGTGGACGAACCTTATGCTGATGATCGGACAACTCCCGATGTTCGGTGCCTACGTCGCCATGTTCACCAGCATTCAGGCCCAAGTCATAAAGCTTCTCATGGCCTATGCTTGTCTGCTGATCGGCTTCACCGCCAGCTTCTGCGTTATGTTTCCTCAATCGAAAGCGTTCAGCCGTCCCCACACCGGGCTGATCAAGGTACTTGTGATGATGACGGGCGAGGTTGACTTCGAGAGCCTGTTCTTTCCTGGGAATGACGACCTTGAGACCATGGCTAAGTCCAACGGGTCGTCTTGGGTCCTTTTACAGGTTTCGGCTCAGCTCTGCTTTCTGCTCTTTCTCCTCTTCGTCACGATCGTCCTGATGAATCTGCTAGTCGGTATCGCCGTACACGACATCAAAGGCCTCCAGAAGACGGCCGGCCTTGCCAAACTCGTCAGACAGACGAAGCTCATCTGCGAGGTCGAGACCGCACTTTTCCTCGGTCTTCTGCCTCGGCGACTCATCAGAATGCTCAAGTGGACGGCCTTCGTTCTACCTCCATCCCTCAGGGTCGTTCTTACTGTTCGGCCTCTCAATCCCAGGGAGAAGAGACTTCCGCCCGACGTCCTTGCCTCCGCTTACAGGATAGCTAGGGACCGGAAGTGTACACCGATTGGCGGAACTCTTCGCAGCAGGGCGAGTTGCAGTACTACTTACACTTACGTAAAAAGCGATGGCGAATCAACGCTGAGACGCGATGTTCACATCGAAGATGACGAGGACGACGCGGTCGTCAGGGCGTCTAGTCAGCCGGAAACGATTCAAAGATCTTCGGGCGGTGACATAAGTCAATTGAGGGAGGAAATTTGTGagctcaaaaaaatatgtgacCAAAATCAGAAGCTCATTCAAGATTTGGTAGTCGCCTTGGCGATGGATTCGAGAAACGGTTCAGAAGACGTGAAAAGTTCAGATCGCTGA
- the LOC107226407 gene encoding 60S ribosomal protein L13a: MTGFSEKPILIDGRGHLLGRLAAIIAKTILQGNKVIVVRSEQLNISGNFFRNKLKFMSFLRKRCNVNPARGPFHFRAPSKILWKTVRGMVPHKTQRGKDALRRLKVYEGCPPPYDRRKRLVVPGAMRVMCLKPGRKYCHVGRLSHEVGWKYKAVVRTLENKRRVRSILEVQKRDKLKKLTKQAGEAVVKSTAPYTKIINSFGYN, from the exons ATGACTGGCTTCAGTGAAAAG cCAATACTGATAGATGGCCGTGGCCATCTTCTCGGCCGCTTGGCCGCTATCATCGCCAAAACAATTCTGCAGGGCAACAAAGTCATCGTTGTTCGGAGCGAGCAGCTCAATATATCCGGAAACTTTTTCAG GAACAAATTGAAGTTCATGTCTTTCCTCCGCAAGAGGTGTAACGTTAACCCGGCGCGTGGGCCTTTCCACTTCCGTGCCCCGAGCAAAATCCTCTGGAAGACCGTGCGTG GAATGGTACCACACAAAACCCAGAGGGGCAAGGACGCTCTTAGGAGATTAAAGGTTTACGAGGGTTGCCCACCGCCTTATGATCGCAGGAAACGCCTTGTCGTTCCAGGAGCGATGCGAGTCATGTGCTTGAAGCCTGGCAGAAAG TACTGCCATGTCGGTCGACTTTCCCACGAGGTTGGATGGAAGTACAAGGCTGTTGTACGCACCCTGGAGAACAAGAGGCGTGTCAGATCCATCCTTGAAGTGCAGAAGAGGGATAAGCTTAAG AAACTTACGAAACAAGCTGGAGAAGCTGTTGTTAAGAGCACGGCACCCTATACTAAGATCATCAACAGCTTTGGATACAACTAA
- the LOC107216864 gene encoding uncharacterized protein LOC107216864, translated as MYHEKVVAKVPGAILPPSMREKQGYIDDLSSKQIFELEELLERQNKLLRNEKFVAKLPDKGARIINFRDKIQRELKSKNDIERAGDLFSRLNIASEGKAKMNELEWTGKYTEDRGTVKVVQLDSDDEDDPLKILAQPTGSGTHKKKVVHLPPEESLITPEDFKEIETFDDSVSLEHVKYILGVVERPRVKGEKEKHESFKPYKTTRSNVHDPSNELKRRKHPHWEVTAATPPPSIHGTVKEVNITESLNLQKKQAEKFQEIQTQNAIMKLAEQFTSQIGNSAPRMVGNHRSTISNGSSSDSEGNDEENEARDDDDDDDKAGTVTFMIEN; from the exons ATGTACCATGAAAAAGTAGTAGCGAAAGTTCCGGGCGCAATTTTGCCGCCTTCGATGCGAGAGAAACAAGGTTACATCGATGATCTCTCCTCGAAGCAAATATTCGAATTGGAGGAGCTCTTGGAGCGGCAAAACAAGCTGCTGAGAAACGA AAAGTTCGTGGCGAAACTGCCGGACAAGGGCGCGAGGATAATAAATTTTCGGGATAAAATACAGCGAGAATTAAAGTCCAAGAATGATATTGAGAGGGCGGGTGATCTCTTCTCGAGGCTCAACATCGCCTCCGAAGGCAAGGCAAAGATGAACGAACTCGAATGGACTGGAAAGTACACCGAGGATCGAGGAACTGTAAAGGTCGTCCAGCTGGACAGCGACGACGAAGACGATCCCCTGAAGATACTCGCCCAG CCCACAGGGAGCGGCACGCACAAGAAAAAGGTGGTGCATCTGCCGCCTGAGGAGAGTCTGATTACACCGGAAGACTTTAAGGAGATTGAAACTTTCGATGACTCAGTCAGTCTTGAGCACGTTAAATATATTCTGGGAGTAGTCGAAAGGCCCAGAGTTAAGGGTGAAAAGGAAAAGCACGAATCGTTTAAACCGTACAAAACAACCAGAAGCAACGTTCACGATCCTTCAAACGAACTCAAAAGGCGAAAGCATCCGCACTGGGAAGTTACCGCCGCTACTCCACCCCCTTCGATTCATGGAACGGTCAAGGAAGTGAACATAACAGAATCTCTAAACTTGCAGAAGAAACAGGCTGAAAAATTCCAG GAAATTCAAACACAAAACGCAATCATGAAACTCGCTGAACAATTTACTTCGCAAATTGGCAATTCGGCGCCGCGTATGGTGGGAAATCATCGTTCAACGATCTCGAACGGCAGCTCCTCGGATTCCGAGGGCAATGATGAAGAAAACGAAGCGCGcgatgatgacgacgatgacgacaaGGCCGGAACTGTTACTTTCATGATCGAAAATTAG